In Pyrus communis chromosome 1, drPyrComm1.1, whole genome shotgun sequence, the following are encoded in one genomic region:
- the LOC137724683 gene encoding uncharacterized mitochondrial protein AtMg00810-like codes for MAWCAKAIYGLKQSPRAWYAKISSVLEMEGFHRSNANSALFVHNGISGKLVVLIYVDDLIITCDNAFEIEALKASLHQTFAIKDLRKLKYFLGIEMETSRRGLFLNQQKYVMDLLKEAEFTNCKPVATPIDNKLKLTIDGEALKNVTYYHRLVGKLIYLTFTRLYITFAVSLVNQFMHAPTVEHLNIVKMIICYLKGSIDQGILMRNNHSIEIHAYIDADWAGNAIDRKSTTSYCTFVRGNIVTWKSKKQEVIARSSAKAKYRAMAATAYVFTKALSSAHFQRLQGKLG; via the exons ATGGCATGGTGTGCCAAGGCTATatatggtttgaagcaatcaccaagagcttggtatgccaagATTAGCTCAGTGTTGGAAATGGAAGGTTTTCATAGAAGCAATGCTAATTCTGCCTTGTTTGTGCACAATGGAATTAGTGGGAAGTTGGTGGTTCTTATTTATGTAGATGATCTTATCATCACATGTGACAATGCCTTTGAAATTGAAGCCCTAAAAGCCTCCCTACATCAAACCTTTGCCATCAAGGATCTTAGGaagttgaagtattttcttggcaTTGAGATGGAAACCTCACGAAGAGGtttatttttaaaccaacaaAAATATGTCATGGATCTACTCAAGGAAGCTGAGTTTACTAATTGCAAACCAGTTGCCACCCCAATCGACAACAAACTCAAGCTTACCATAGATGGTGAAGCACTAAAAAATGTCACATATTATCATAGATTGGTTGGTAAACTAATCTATCTTACCTTCACTCGTCTATACATTACTTTTGCTGTCAGCTTGGTCAatcaattcatgcatgcacccACAGTTGAACATCTCAATATTGTTAAAATGATCATTTGCTATCTCAAAGGGTCCATCGATCAGGGTATTCTTATGCGTAACAATCATTCCATTGAGATTCATGCATACattgatgctgattgggcaggcaaTGCAATTGACAGAAAATCCACCACTAGTTATTGCACATTTGTTAGAGGCAACATTGTTACTTGGAAGAGTAAAAAACAAGAAGTTATTGCCCGCTCGAGTGCTAAAGCTAAGTACCGAGCCATGGCTGCTACTGCAT ATGTGTTCACTAAGGCTCTATCATCTGCACATTTTCAGCGTCTTCAAGGCAAGCTTGGTTAG